The Candidatus Buchananbacteria bacterium CG10_big_fil_rev_8_21_14_0_10_42_9 genome segment AAGGAGGGTCATTCCCGATACCGGATCATGTCCGGCACAGGCTCTGATCGGGAATCCAGTTGAGAATCCATTCCTTTCTAGTATTATTGACGGCAGGTTATCACCATGATATATTAATTTGTCTAACTATGATATAATTTATTGTATCGAAATATGCCTCATTTTTTATATAAATTGTTATCCTATATAGATCCCAAAGCCAAATTTGAAGCCCAAGAATCGCTCGAGGTTATACGAAGTTTGGGCGATATTGTGTTTGACATCAAACAGCACACGGATGAAACAGGCACTTATTATGTAGCTCGTGCAAAACAGGGGAATAAAAGTATTATCACCTCCGGCAAGGACATAGCTGAGCTTGATGCTAATATTAAAGATGCTATTTTAACAGCTTATAACGTACCGGCGCGGTTTGCTGATCCAAATATGATTAAATCAAGTTTGGTTCAGCGCGAAACAGAACTGCGCTATGCCACGAGATAAGGTACCGTCTGATACTACACAAAGGAAGGTATTAAAAGCATTTAGAAAATTAGGATTTGAAATTTTGCCGCACAAGTATGGCAAAGGCAGCCATCGAATGGTGCGGGATCCAAAAACTGGCCAGGAAATTACAGTTCAAAGTAAGGTATTCAAACAAGTATTATTTGACTATTGCAGTAAAGTAAGCGAGCTCGGATATGATGTGAACCAGTTTATAAAGCATCTTTAATTTTAAGTACAAGATTGATTTTTAAAACAGCGGCCTTCAGCCGTTTTTTTATTTTGAAAAAATAAAGGCCTAAAAAACAGAAAACCCCCTGTTTTGACGGGATGCCTTACGGTATCCCAACACAGGAGGATTTACTTCTGCTATAAAGGTATTAAATTACTACAAAGGTGTCAATAGAATAATCCTCCCCTGTGAAGGGGGAGCGTGAGGGGGTTGTNNNNNNNNNNNNNNNNNNNNNNNNNNNNNNNNNNNNNNNNNNNNNNNNNNNNNNNNNNNNNNNNNNNGGTCATTCTCGATACCGGATCATGTCCGGCACAGGCTCTGATCGGGAATCCAGTTAAACAATCCCTCTCCATGGGGGAGAGGGCGAGGGTGAGGGTAACCCCCTCCTGTCATCCCCGCGGAAGCGGGGGTCCAGTCACTTGCCGTTATTCCCAAAAAGTGGCAAGATAAATTGGTATTTTTTGTTTTTTCCTGTCATCCTCGGGCTTGACCCGGGGATCCATATCTAATAAATATCCGAAGGGAGAATTTAGACGAAAGTAATTAAATGGGTTTGTATAGAAATGTTTACAAGAAATGGAGTCTTACACATAAGATATTTTTTTGGCTAGCAATAATTCCATTTCTAATCACGATTGTATTTGAGAGTAAGTCAATAATTAGTGTTGTGACGCATAATACGGATAACAGCGTTACAGCGAATAAAATAGAGAGCGGGGTTGTCGCTATCGGCTTCAATAAGATTGAACAGAAAAACGGAAATACTGAGGCAGGCTCTAAGGACTCTCAAGAGGACACCAAAAAAGATGGGAGAGTATTAGGAGAATCTAGCCCAAGCACTCATCAATATTATTATGACGGCAGCTCCCTCGCAGATGTTGAAAATTTTACTTATTTTTTTGATACTTTAAAGCAAGATAAGAAAATTTATTGCCCCTATATTACTAAGAGGAATCCTGGCAGGATAGTTTATTTAACTGATGTTATAGGGCCTGATTTTATATCGCAGATTACCATTAAACCAAATTCAGGATCAAGGTTGAATTTACAATTTGATTACAATGATGTATTTAGTTGTATAATTGGCGATGGTAATTACCAGCACATTGGATGTAAGGTTGAAGATAAGTATGTGAGGGATATTAAAGGTCAATTTCAACCGAGAATTTATGGTGACATTGGCATTGAGCCAGGCACTGAAGTACAGACAACTTTCTTGGTTGCCCACGAAGAAGACAGTAATTTATTAAATCTTAAAATTGATATTAGGTTTAAGCCAAATGTAGAAAAAGAAATTTTTCGTACTGAAAGTTTTGAATATCTCATCAAAACAAAAGAGGATCTTGATAACACATCTTCGGAGGTTGGCATAGGGCTTATTGACCCTTATTTAGTGCATGATGTTTGCGCTGAGTTTAAAGAATTTTGGCTTGATAGTAAGTCATTATAATAAATTTAGAAATAAAGGGATTTGAAAAAACAAACAAAATAAGCTATAATAAAAGGGTAAAAATACGGCGCCATTAAAGGGGCGCCTTTTATGTTATAATAGTAACCATGAAAAATGTGATAAAAGCGATTGAAAAACCGGAAGAAAAAAGGAGCTATTTTCACGATAAGGATAGCAAGTTTTATCTTTTTAACCATGATTGTTTGGCAATCCTAGAAAAAATTCCGGAAAATTCCATAGATATGATTTTCGCCGATCCGCCCTACAATCTCTCAAACGGTGGTTTTACCGTTTATGCGGGCAGGCGCGTCAGCGTTAATAAAGGAACTTGGGATGCGAGCAAGGGGTTTAAAGATGACTACGAATTTCATAAAAAATGGATAGCAGCTTGTCGGCGCGTTCTTAGACCGGCAGGTACGCTTTGGGTCAGCGGTACCTATCATTCAATTTACCAATGCGGGCACGCAATTCAGGCAGCGGGTTATAAAATTTTAAATGATATTGCTTGGTTTAAACCCAACGCCTCCCCGAATTTAAGCGGACGTTATTTTACTGCTAGCCATGAAACATTGATTTGGGCGCGGAAAGACGAGAAAACTAAACATACTTATAACTACAAGCTGATGAAAGGTGGGGAGTGGCATGTGAATGATTTTATAAAAAAACCAGATAAACAAATGCGTTCAGTTTGGGCTATCGGTACACCAAAAACTTGGGAGAAGAAATTTGGTAAACACCCAACCCAAAAACCAGTAGAATTATTAAAGCGCATTGTAATGGCCAGCACTAATAAAGGTGATTTGATTTTAGATCCTTTTACTGGCAGTTCTACTACCGGCATTGTTGCTAGCATGCTCGGACGAAAATTCATTGGAATTGATACAGAGAAAAAATATTTGGATTTGTCAATTAAACGATTTAAGGATATGAGTAAGGAAAAGTTGGTATGAAAAAAGTTATTACAAAAAAAGAAGCGCTGGCAAAGCTAAGAAAGCTGATAGGAAAAAACTTAAGAGAGCTTGCTGAGCAATATAATGTTACGGTTTTTAAAAATGGGAAACCGAATAAAGGTTGGGCAGGGCATACGTTGGAAATTTATCTTGGGCTAGGGCTTAACAGCGTGCAAGCGCCAAACGGTGAATACTGGGAGTTAAAATCGTTTCCATTTAAGTATGCAGCTGATTGTAAGACCTTGAAGCCGAAAGAAACTTTCGCTATTACCATGATTAATAGTGAGCAAGTCGCTTCTACTGATTTTTATGACAGTCATCTTTGGGCAAAGTTAAAAAGCCTTATCCTTTGTGGAAGATTATTTGTTGACAAAGAAGAAAGCAGTTCCAAACTACTTAGCGTAGATTCCCTAGACTTTGAAGATGATAAAAAACTGATTAAAATAATCGAGGAAGATTATAATATAGTTAGAAACACTATTATCAATAAAGGATTTGATCATCTAACTGGTAAAATGGGCACTTTTATTCAGC includes the following:
- a CDS encoding site-specific DNA-methyltransferase, translated to MKNVIKAIEKPEEKRSYFHDKDSKFYLFNHDCLAILEKIPENSIDMIFADPPYNLSNGGFTVYAGRRVSVNKGTWDASKGFKDDYEFHKKWIAACRRVLRPAGTLWVSGTYHSIYQCGHAIQAAGYKILNDIAWFKPNASPNLSGRYFTASHETLIWARKDEKTKHTYNYKLMKGGEWHVNDFIKKPDKQMRSVWAIGTPKTWEKKFGKHPTQKPVELLKRIVMASTNKGDLILDPFTGSSTTGIVASMLGRKFIGIDTEKKYLDLSIKRFKDMSKEKLV